The Bacillus oleivorans genome has a window encoding:
- a CDS encoding HD-GYP domain-containing protein, which produces MEKQKLPPHTITLKKRDILERRNHLKDDFYHALTVLGSEKRFGQLLMNPNDFSFVEDLFIEIVLNEKVYALLQTLKSWEKYSYFHSIDVFISGILVLKEFQAANLETLGAGLLLHDIGKIEIPKEILAKPESLSDDEFVKVMEHPLKGYEILKKYSFSDQICNMARDHHERLDGTGYPYQITEKDIPIETKILMIVDVYSALTLERPYRPPMSAPDAMQVLLNDSCQFDTQCLDKFMNMVDIFPEKTAVPSFS; this is translated from the coding sequence ATGGAGAAACAGAAGCTTCCACCACATACCATTACCCTGAAAAAAAGAGATATATTGGAGCGCAGAAACCATCTTAAGGATGATTTTTATCATGCGTTAACTGTATTGGGGTCTGAAAAAAGGTTTGGTCAATTATTAATGAATCCTAACGATTTCTCATTTGTTGAGGATTTATTTATCGAAATTGTATTAAATGAGAAAGTGTATGCCCTTTTACAAACACTAAAAAGCTGGGAGAAGTATTCCTATTTTCATTCGATAGATGTTTTTATCTCAGGTATTTTAGTTTTGAAGGAATTTCAGGCTGCTAACCTTGAAACCCTGGGAGCAGGGCTTTTACTTCATGATATCGGGAAAATTGAAATCCCAAAGGAGATTTTGGCAAAACCTGAATCACTTTCAGACGACGAATTTGTGAAAGTTATGGAGCATCCCTTAAAAGGGTACGAGATTTTGAAGAAATATTCATTTTCAGATCAAATTTGCAACATGGCCAGAGATCATCATGAACGCTTAGATGGAACAGGGTATCCATATCAGATCACCGAAAAAGATATACCAATCGAAACGAAAATTTTAATGATTGTCGATGTATATTCAGCTCTTACACTGGAAAGACCGTATCGGCCACCGATGTCTGCTCCTGATGCTATGCAGGTATTACTAAATGATTCCTGCCAGTTTGATACCCAATGCTTAGACAAGTTTATGAATATGGTTGATATTTTTCCGGAAAAAACAGCTGTACCAAGTTTCTCGTAA